A region from the Drosophila mauritiana strain mau12 chromosome 2L, ASM438214v1, whole genome shotgun sequence genome encodes:
- the LOC117150239 gene encoding tetratricopeptide repeat protein 30 homolog → MLHQGIILREGHVTRTIYNLIKDKRYEDVIECITSFGEAANTRAGLSTLGHCYYHAQKYEEAATCYEQLCQLAPKEAKYRFYYAQSLYQAGIFADALRVLKQMGDQDDELREQCLQLQSAILYSSEDFAGAQSLLNQRAGGTADTLNDEGCLLFQADQHEAAVQRFQAALQVGGFNPLVAYNVALAHFQKKQRAQALDYTSEIVERGMRNHPELGIGAQVDIPDGGARSVGNPITMAISGITQALNLKAAIEFQDGNEEAARDALLDLPPRAESELDPVTLHNMALTDVEGPVAGLRKLAFLLELGAPSCPKETFANILLICCKNELYETAADILAEHTDLTYKYLSQYLYELLDSLITAQTSAELAEKKLGTLASSLAGKLRSLAAKVQEVRATNEQQALRDALKDYEQALELYLPVVMARAWISWRDDDFVGAEREFHASAEFCSENSIWRLNAGHVLFMQGDKYNEAAAFYEPIVRQHSDDIMSVSAAVLANLCVSYIMTFQNEEAEELMRKVEKAEEMKGNLGKQYHHLCIVNLVVGTLYCAKSNYEFGLSRIAHALESGSGNRLYADTWLHVKRCILGLLTGMAKQNIILPYATVQEVLNFLRFCEAYGLFTPANIFSATEQMPEEPLTIGLEARKLRLLLIKLSEYENF, encoded by the exons ATGTTGCATCAGGGAATTATCCTGCGCGAGGGGCATGTGACGAGGACAATATATAATCTG ATCAAGGACAAGCGCTACGAGGATGTGATCGAGTGCATAACCAGTTTCGGTGAGGCGGCCAACACGAGGGCGGGTCTATCCACCCTGGGACATTGCTACTACCACGCCCAGAAATACGAGGAGGCGGCCACCTGCTACGAACAGCTCTGCCAACTGGCGCCCAAGGAAGCCAAGTACAG ATTCTACTATGCCCAGTCACTCTATCAGGCTGGAATCTTTGCTGATGCTCTGCGGGTGCTCAAGCAAATGGGTGACCAGGATGATGAGCTCCGGGAGCAGTGTCTGCAGCTGCAGAGTGCGATCCTCTACTCCAGCGAGGATTTCGCGGGAGCACAGAGCCTGCTGAATCAGCGGGCGGGAGGCACTGCAGATACCCTCAACGATGAGGGATGCTTGCTGTTCCAGGCTGATCAGCACGAGGCGGCGGTGCAGCGATTTCAGGCGGCGCTTCAAGTGGGTGGCTTCAACCCATTGGTGGCCTACAATGTGGCGCTGGCACATTTTCAAAAGAAACAGCGGGCCCAGGCACTGGATTACACATCCGAGATTGTGGAGAGAGGAATGCGTAATCATCCGGAGCTGGGAATAGGCGCACAGGTGGATATTCCCGATGGCGGGGCTAGGAGCGTGGGCAATCCCATCACCATGGCCATTTCGGGCATAACTCAGGCACTTAATCTCAAGGCAGCCATAGAATTTCAAGACGGCAATGAGGAAGCGGCCAGGGACGCCCTCCTGGACCTTCCTCCTCGAGCCGAAAGCGAACTAGATCCGGTCACATTGCACAACATGGCCTTAACCGATGTCGAAGGTCCTGTGGCGGGTCTGAGGAAGCTGGCGTTCCTCCTGGAACTGGGTGCACCCTCCTGCCCCAAGGAGACGTTCGCCAACATCCTGCTCATCTGCTGCAAGAACGAACTTTACGAAACTGCTGCGGATATCCTGGCGGAGCACACGGACCTCACCTACAAGTATCTTTCGCAATATCTCTATGAGTTATTGGACTCCCTAATAACCGCACAAACAAGTGCCGAGTTGGCCGAGAAGAAACTGGGTACTCTGGCCTCCAGTCTTGCTGGTAAACTGCGCAGCTTGGCCGCAAAAGTGCAGGAGGTCAGGGCCACCAATGAGCAACAGGCACTCAGGGATGCCCTCAAGGACTACGAACAGGCACTGGAACT CTACTTGCCTGTGGTGATGGCTCGAGCCTGGATCTCCTGGCGGGATGATGACTTCGTCGGAGCTGAAAGGGAATTCCATGCCAGTGCCGAGTTCTGTTCGGAGAACTCCATTTGGCGATTGAATGCAGGACATGTGCTCTTCATGCAGGGCGACAAATACAACGAGGCGGCTGCCTTTTATGAACCCATCGTGCGCCAGCACTCGGATGAT ATCATGTCCGTTTCCGCAGCAGTGCTGGCCAACCTGTGCGTCTCCTACATCATGACATTCCAGAACGAGGAGGCCGAGGAGCTGATGCGTAAAGTGGAGAAGGCCGAGGAGATGAAGGGCAATCTGGGCAAGCAGTACCACCATCTGTGCATTGTCAATCTGGTGGTGGGCACACTGTACTGCGCCAAATCCAACTATGAATTCGGCCTATCCCGCATCGCCCATGCCCTGGAGAGTGGGTCTGGGAACCGGCTGTATGCCGACACCTGGCTGCATGTGAAGCGCTGTATCCTGGGGCTCCTCACCGGCATGGCCAAGCAGAACATTATCCTGCCCTATGCCACCGTACAGGAGGTCCTCAACTTTCTGCGCTTTTGCGAGGCCTACGGCCTCTTTACGCCGGCCAACATTTTTTCGGCCACCGAACAGATGCCGGAGGAGCCACTTACAATTGGCCTGGAGGCCAGGAAGTTGAGGCTCCTACTGATTAAGCTGAGCGAATACGAAAACTTTTAG